The following are encoded together in the Salvia hispanica cultivar TCC Black 2014 chromosome 6, UniMelb_Shisp_WGS_1.0, whole genome shotgun sequence genome:
- the LOC125196715 gene encoding ent-kaurenoic acid oxidase 1-like, translating to MGMEIVVGCNIVLVCVCVLIVKWVMKNVNWWLYEKKLRMHIRHQLPPGDLGWPFFGNMFSFLRAFKSPNPESFLANFARRFGHTRLYKAHLFGNPSIIVASPEACRKVLTDDDAFQPGWPASTLNLMGRKSFVNVFDNDHKWQRKLTAAPVNGFEALTMYMKYIEENVVEALDRWADMGRIEFLTHLRRLTFKIIMHIFLSSEGESVREALEKTYTLLNYGVRSMAINVPGFAYYNALKARKDLVGVLQRVVTRRRAEREENPLCPKKDMMDNLLEAADENGRRLDDEEIIDILVMYLNAGHESTGHNTMWAVIFLQQNPHMFEKAKAEQEETLRNRPAGQKGLSLKEIRKMDYLNKVIDETLRVVTFSLVVFREAKKDVNVCGYTIPKGWKALVWFRSVHYNPETWPEPKKFDPSRWDNFTPKAENYIPFGSGSRLCPGNDLAKLEIAIFLHYFLLNYELERENPASPVMYLPHTRPKDNCLGRIRRVSSQT from the exons ATGGGAATGGAAATAGTGGTGGGCTGTAATATTGTACtagtatgtgtgtgtgtattaaTAGTGAAATGGGTTATGAAGAATGTGAATTGGTGGTTATATGAGAAGAAGCTGAGGATGCACATAAGGCATCAACTGCCCCCTGGTGACTTGGGTTGGCCATTCTTCGGCAACATGTTCTCTTTCCTCAGAGCTTTCAAGTCTCCCAATCCTGAATCCTTCCTCGCCAACTTTGCTAGAAG GTTCGGGCACACGAGGCTATACAAGGCGCACTTGTTCGGCAACCCCAGCATAATCGTGGCAAGCCCCGAAGCATGCCGGAAAGTTCTGACGGACGACGATGCGTTTCAGCCGGGGTGGCCAGCTTCCACTCTCAACCTCATGGGGAGGAAATCTTTTGTCAACGTATTTGATAACGACCACAAATGGCAGCGCAAGTTGACCGCCGCCCCGGTCAACGGCTTCGAGGCGTTGACCATGTACATGAAATACATTGAAGAGAACGTGGTCGAAGCCCTTGACCGGTGGGCGGACATGGGAAGGATCGAGTTCTTGACCCACCTGCGGCGTCTCACTTTCAAGATCATAATGCACATCTTCCTTAGCTCGGAAGGTGAGAGCGTGAGGGAGGCGCTCGAGAAGACTTACACCCTGCTCAACTATGGAGTCCGATCCATGGCCATCAATGTGCCCGGTTTCGCTTATTACAACGCTCTTAAG GCGCGGAAGGATCTTGTGGGTGTGCTGCAAAGGGTGGTGACTAGGCGAAGGGCGGAGAGGGAGGAGAATCCGTTGTGTCCGAAGAAGGACATGATGGATAATCTTTTGGAAGCTGCAGATGAGAATGGGAGAAGATTGGATGATGAAGAGATCATTGATATTTTGGTTATGTATTTGAATGCTGGGCATGAATCTACAGGCCACAATACTATGTGGGCTGTTATTTTCTTACAACAAAATCCTCATATGTTTGAGAAAGCTAAG GCTGAGCAAGAGGAAACTCTGAGAAACAGACCAGCTGGGCAGAAAGGGTTGAGCCTAAAAGAAATAAGGAAAATGGACTATCTTAATAAG GTTATTGATGAAACGCTTCGCGTGGTCACCTTCTCGCTGGTGGTCTTTCGAGAGGCAAAGAAAGATGTCAATGTCTGTG GCTACACGATTCCGAAAGGATGGAAAGCACTGGTGTGGTTCAGGAGCGTTCACTACAACCCTGAAACATGGCCAGAGCCGAAGAAGTTTGATCCTTCGAGATGGGAT AATTTCACACCAAAAGCTGAGAATTACATTCCATTTGGAAGTGGAAGCAGATTGTGCCCCGGAAATGATCTAGCCAAGCTTGAAATTGCCATCTTCCTCCACTACTTTCTACTCAACTATga GTTGGAGCGTGAGAATCCAGCTAGTCCAGTCATGTACTTGCCTCATACTAGGCCTAAAGATAACTGCCTAGGAAGGATAAGAAGGGTGTCTTCTCAGACTTGA